The Melospiza melodia melodia isolate bMelMel2 chromosome 23, bMelMel2.pri, whole genome shotgun sequence genome contains a region encoding:
- the OGDH gene encoding 2-oxoglutarate dehydrogenase complex component E1 isoform X2, translating to MLNLRTCAAKLRPLTASQTVKTISQHRPAAPRTFQQLRCYSAPVAAEPFLSGTSSNYVEEMYYAWLENPKSVHKSWDIFFRNANAGAAPGTAYQSPPPLTSLSTLSQAQSLVQAQPNVDKLVEDHLAVQSLIRAYQIRGHHVAQLDPLGILDADLDSSLPADIITSTDKLGFYGLDESDLDKVFHLPTTTFIGGNESALPLREIIRRLEMAYCQHIGVEFMFINDLEQCQWIRQKFETPGIMQFTNEEKRTLLARLVRSTRFEEFLHRKWSSEKRFGLEGCEVLIPALKTIIDKSSEKGVDYVIMGMPHRGRLNVLANVIRKELEQIFCQFDSKLEAADEGSGDVKYHLGMYHRRINRVTDRNITLSLVANPSHLEAADPVVQGKTKAEQFYCGDTEGKKVMSILLHGDAAFAGQGIVYETFHLSDLPSYTTHGTVHVVVNNQIGFTTDPRMARSSPYPTDVARVVNAPIFHVNADDPEAVVYVCNVAAEWRSTFHKDVVVDLVCYRRNGHNEMDEPMFTQPLMYKQIRKQKPVLQKYAELLISQGVVNQPEYEEEIAKYDKICEEAHARSKDEKILHIKHWLDSPWPGFFTLDGQPRSMTCPSTGLNEEDLTHIGQVASSVPVEDFTIHGGLSRILKTRGEMVKNRTVDWALAEYMAFGSLLKEGIHIRLSGQDVERGTFSHRHHVLHDQNVDKRTCIPMNHLWPNQAPYTVCNSSLSEYGVLGFELGFAMASPNALVLWEAQFGDFHNTAQCIIDQFICPGQAKWVRQNGIVLLLPHGMEGMGPEHSSARPERFLQMCNDDPDVFPKLDDFDVRQLYECNWIVVNCSTPANFFHVLRRQILLPFRKPLIIFTPKSLLRHPEARSSFDDMLPGTHFLRVIPDSGPAAQNPEQVKRVLFCTGKVYYDLTRERKARQMEADVAITRVEQLSPFPFDLLQREAQKYPAAELVWCQEEHKNQGYYDYVKPRLRTTINRAKPVWYAGREPAAAPATGNKKTHLTELQRLLDTAFNLDAFKDLA from the exons GGCTGGAAAATCCCAAAAGTGTACATAAG TCATGGGACATCTTTTTTCGCAACGCCaatgctggagctgctccaggcactgcttaCCAAAGCCCCCCTCCGCTGACCAGCCTCTCCACCCTGTCCCAAGCCCAGTCCCTGGTTCAGGCACAGCCTAACGTGGATAAACTGGTGGAGGACCATCTTGCAGTGCAATCTCTCATCAGGGCATATCAG ATTCGAGGGCATCATGTAGCACAACTCGATCCACTGGGCATCTTGGATGCAGATCTGGACTCCTCCCTTCCAGCCGATATTATCACATCCACAGACAAACTGG GCTTTTATGGTCTGGATGAATCTGACCTCGACAAAGTTTTCCACTTGCCCACAACCACTTTCATCGGGGGAAATGAATCGGCTCTTCCACTCCGGGAAATCATCCGTCGGCTGGAG ATGGCATACTGCCAGCACATTGGCGTGGAGTTCATGTTCATCAATGACCTGGAGCAGTGCCAGTGGATCCGGCAGAAGTTTGAGACCCCAGGCATCATGCAGTTCACCAATGAAGAGAAGCGCACGCTGCTGGCCAGGCTGGTCCGCTCCACCAG GTTTGAGGAGTTCCTCCATCGGAAATGGTCTTCAGAGAAGCGTTTTGGTCTGGAGGGATGCGAAGTGCTGATCCCAGCCTTAAAGACCATTATTGATAAGTCAAGTGAGAAGGGAGTGGATTATGTGATCATGGGAATGCCCCACAG GGGACGCCTGAATGTTCTTGCCAACGTGATCAGGAAAGAGCTGGAGCAGATCTTCTGCCAGTTCGACTCCAAGCTGGAGGCTGCTGATGAG GGCTCTGGTGATGTGAAGTACCACCTGGGAATGTACCACCGGCGGATTAACCGCGTCACTGACAGGAACATCACCCTTTCCTTGGTGGCAAATCCTTCTCATTTGGAAGCAGCTGATCCTGTTGTTCAAGGCAAGACTAAGGCAGAGCAGTTTTACtgtggggacacggaggggaagAAG GTGATGTCCATCCTCCTGCATGGAGATGCTGCATTTGCAGGGCAGGGCATTGTGTACGAGACATTTCACCTGAGCGACCTTCCCTCCTACACCACCCACGGCACTGTCCATGTTGTGGTCAACAACCAG ATTGGCTTCACGACAGACCCGCGGATGGCGCGCTCCTCGCCGTACCCCACGGACGTGGCGCGCGTGGTCAACGCGCCCATCTTCCACGTAAACGCCGACGACCCCGAGGCCGTGGTCTACGTGTGCAACGTGGCAGCAGAATGGCGAAGCACCTTCCACAAGGACGTGGTGGTGGATTTG GTTTGTTACAGGCGCAACGGGCACAATGAGATGGATGAACCTATGTTCACGCAGCCCCTGATGTACAAACAGATCCGGAAACAGAAGCCAGTGTTGCAGAAATATGCAGAGCTGCTGATTTCCCAGGGGGTGGTAAATCAGCCGGAGTATGAG GAGGAAATTGCCAAGTACGATAAGATTTGTGAAGAGGCCCATGCCAGATCCAAGGATGAGAAGATCTTGCACATCAAGCACTGGCTGGACTCACCTTGGCCAG GTTTCTTCACTTTGGATGGGCAGCCCCGGAGCATGACCTGCCCTTCCACTGGCCTCAATGAAGAGGACCTGACACACATTGGCCAAGTGGCCAGCTCGGTGCCAGTGGAGGATTTCACTATCCATGGAG gtcTGAGCCGTATTCTGAAAACCCGTGGGGAGATGGTGAAGAACCGGACCGTGGACTGGGCCCTGGCAGAGTATATGGCATTTGGCTCCCTGCTCAAAGAGGGCATCCACATCCGCCTGAGTGGCCAGGATGTTGAGAGGGGGACATTTAG CCATCGCCACCATGTCCTGCATGATCAGAATGTGGACAAGAGGACCTGTATCCCCATGAACCACCTCTGGCCCAACCAGGCTCCCTACACTGTCTGCAACAGCTCCCTGTCAGAGTACGGTGTCTTGG GATTTGAGCTGGGCTTTGCCATGGCCAGTCCCAATGCCCTGGTGCTTTGGGAAGCCCAGTTTGGGGATTTCCACAACACTGCTCAATGCATCATCGACCAGTTCATCTGTCCCGGGCAGGCCAAGTGGGTCAGGCAGAATGGCATTGTCCTGCTGCTCCCCCACGGCATGGAGGGCATG GGTCCCGAGCACTCCTCAGCCCGCCCAGAGCGATTCCTGCAGATGTGCAACGATGATCCCGATGTGTTCCCT AAGCTGGATGACTTTGATGTGCGTCAGCTCTATGAGTGCAATTGGATTGTCGTGAACTGCTCCACTCCAGCCAACTTCTTCCACGTCCTGCGGCGCCAGATCCTCCTGCCCTTCCGCAAACCG CTGATAATCTTCACTCCAAAGTCGCTGCTGCGCCACCCCGAAGCCCGCTCCAGCTTTGATGACATGCTGCCAG GCACCCACTTCCTCCGTGTCATCCCCGACAGTGGCCCTGCAGCCCAGAACCCCGAGCAGGTGAAGCGGGTGCTGTTCTGCACTGGCAAGGTGTACTATGACCTGACCCGCGAGCGCAAGGCCCGGCAGATGGAGGCCGATGTGGCCATCACCAGGGTGGAGCAG CTCTCCCCGTTCCCCTTTGACCTCCTCCAGCGGGAAGCCCAGAAATACCCAGCTGCCGAGCTGGTGTGGTGCCAGGAGGAGCACAAGAACCAGGGTTACTATGACTATGTCAAACCCCGCCTTCGCACCACCATCAACCGTGCAAAGCCTGTCTG GTATGCAGGGCGGGAGCCAGCAGCTGCCCCTGCCACTGGCAATAAGAAAACCCACCTGACAGAGCTGCAGCGGCTCCTCGACACGGCCTTCAACCTCGATGCCTTCAAGGACCTGGCCTGA
- the OGDH gene encoding 2-oxoglutarate dehydrogenase complex component E1 isoform X1: MLNLRTCAAKLRPLTASQTVKTISQHRPAAPRTFQQLRCYSAPVAAEPFLSGTSSNYVEEMYYAWLENPKSVHKSWDIFFRNANAGAAPGTAYQSPPPLTSLSTLSQAQSLVQAQPNVDKLVEDHLAVQSLIRAYQVRGHHIAKLDPLGISCVNFDDAPVTVSPNVDLAVFKERLRVLTVGGFYGLDESDLDKVFHLPTTTFIGGNESALPLREIIRRLEMAYCQHIGVEFMFINDLEQCQWIRQKFETPGIMQFTNEEKRTLLARLVRSTRFEEFLHRKWSSEKRFGLEGCEVLIPALKTIIDKSSEKGVDYVIMGMPHRGRLNVLANVIRKELEQIFCQFDSKLEAADEGSGDVKYHLGMYHRRINRVTDRNITLSLVANPSHLEAADPVVQGKTKAEQFYCGDTEGKKVMSILLHGDAAFAGQGIVYETFHLSDLPSYTTHGTVHVVVNNQIGFTTDPRMARSSPYPTDVARVVNAPIFHVNADDPEAVVYVCNVAAEWRSTFHKDVVVDLVCYRRNGHNEMDEPMFTQPLMYKQIRKQKPVLQKYAELLISQGVVNQPEYEEEIAKYDKICEEAHARSKDEKILHIKHWLDSPWPGFFTLDGQPRSMTCPSTGLNEEDLTHIGQVASSVPVEDFTIHGGLSRILKTRGEMVKNRTVDWALAEYMAFGSLLKEGIHIRLSGQDVERGTFSHRHHVLHDQNVDKRTCIPMNHLWPNQAPYTVCNSSLSEYGVLGFELGFAMASPNALVLWEAQFGDFHNTAQCIIDQFICPGQAKWVRQNGIVLLLPHGMEGMGPEHSSARPERFLQMCNDDPDVFPKLDDFDVRQLYECNWIVVNCSTPANFFHVLRRQILLPFRKPLIIFTPKSLLRHPEARSSFDDMLPGTHFLRVIPDSGPAAQNPEQVKRVLFCTGKVYYDLTRERKARQMEADVAITRVEQLSPFPFDLLQREAQKYPAAELVWCQEEHKNQGYYDYVKPRLRTTINRAKPVWYAGREPAAAPATGNKKTHLTELQRLLDTAFNLDAFKDLA; the protein is encoded by the exons GGCTGGAAAATCCCAAAAGTGTACATAAG TCATGGGACATCTTTTTTCGCAACGCCaatgctggagctgctccaggcactgcttaCCAAAGCCCCCCTCCGCTGACCAGCCTCTCCACCCTGTCCCAAGCCCAGTCCCTGGTTCAGGCACAGCCTAACGTGGATAAACTGGTGGAGGACCATCTTGCAGTGCAATCTCTCATCAGGGCATATCAG GTCAGGGGTCACCACATTGCAAAGCTTGATCCTCTCGGCATTAGTTGTGTAAATTTTGATGATGCGCCAGTAACTGTTTCTCCAAACGTCG acCTCGCAGTGTTCAAGGAGCGGCTGAGAGTGTTAACAGTAGGAG GCTTTTATGGTCTGGATGAATCTGACCTCGACAAAGTTTTCCACTTGCCCACAACCACTTTCATCGGGGGAAATGAATCGGCTCTTCCACTCCGGGAAATCATCCGTCGGCTGGAG ATGGCATACTGCCAGCACATTGGCGTGGAGTTCATGTTCATCAATGACCTGGAGCAGTGCCAGTGGATCCGGCAGAAGTTTGAGACCCCAGGCATCATGCAGTTCACCAATGAAGAGAAGCGCACGCTGCTGGCCAGGCTGGTCCGCTCCACCAG GTTTGAGGAGTTCCTCCATCGGAAATGGTCTTCAGAGAAGCGTTTTGGTCTGGAGGGATGCGAAGTGCTGATCCCAGCCTTAAAGACCATTATTGATAAGTCAAGTGAGAAGGGAGTGGATTATGTGATCATGGGAATGCCCCACAG GGGACGCCTGAATGTTCTTGCCAACGTGATCAGGAAAGAGCTGGAGCAGATCTTCTGCCAGTTCGACTCCAAGCTGGAGGCTGCTGATGAG GGCTCTGGTGATGTGAAGTACCACCTGGGAATGTACCACCGGCGGATTAACCGCGTCACTGACAGGAACATCACCCTTTCCTTGGTGGCAAATCCTTCTCATTTGGAAGCAGCTGATCCTGTTGTTCAAGGCAAGACTAAGGCAGAGCAGTTTTACtgtggggacacggaggggaagAAG GTGATGTCCATCCTCCTGCATGGAGATGCTGCATTTGCAGGGCAGGGCATTGTGTACGAGACATTTCACCTGAGCGACCTTCCCTCCTACACCACCCACGGCACTGTCCATGTTGTGGTCAACAACCAG ATTGGCTTCACGACAGACCCGCGGATGGCGCGCTCCTCGCCGTACCCCACGGACGTGGCGCGCGTGGTCAACGCGCCCATCTTCCACGTAAACGCCGACGACCCCGAGGCCGTGGTCTACGTGTGCAACGTGGCAGCAGAATGGCGAAGCACCTTCCACAAGGACGTGGTGGTGGATTTG GTTTGTTACAGGCGCAACGGGCACAATGAGATGGATGAACCTATGTTCACGCAGCCCCTGATGTACAAACAGATCCGGAAACAGAAGCCAGTGTTGCAGAAATATGCAGAGCTGCTGATTTCCCAGGGGGTGGTAAATCAGCCGGAGTATGAG GAGGAAATTGCCAAGTACGATAAGATTTGTGAAGAGGCCCATGCCAGATCCAAGGATGAGAAGATCTTGCACATCAAGCACTGGCTGGACTCACCTTGGCCAG GTTTCTTCACTTTGGATGGGCAGCCCCGGAGCATGACCTGCCCTTCCACTGGCCTCAATGAAGAGGACCTGACACACATTGGCCAAGTGGCCAGCTCGGTGCCAGTGGAGGATTTCACTATCCATGGAG gtcTGAGCCGTATTCTGAAAACCCGTGGGGAGATGGTGAAGAACCGGACCGTGGACTGGGCCCTGGCAGAGTATATGGCATTTGGCTCCCTGCTCAAAGAGGGCATCCACATCCGCCTGAGTGGCCAGGATGTTGAGAGGGGGACATTTAG CCATCGCCACCATGTCCTGCATGATCAGAATGTGGACAAGAGGACCTGTATCCCCATGAACCACCTCTGGCCCAACCAGGCTCCCTACACTGTCTGCAACAGCTCCCTGTCAGAGTACGGTGTCTTGG GATTTGAGCTGGGCTTTGCCATGGCCAGTCCCAATGCCCTGGTGCTTTGGGAAGCCCAGTTTGGGGATTTCCACAACACTGCTCAATGCATCATCGACCAGTTCATCTGTCCCGGGCAGGCCAAGTGGGTCAGGCAGAATGGCATTGTCCTGCTGCTCCCCCACGGCATGGAGGGCATG GGTCCCGAGCACTCCTCAGCCCGCCCAGAGCGATTCCTGCAGATGTGCAACGATGATCCCGATGTGTTCCCT AAGCTGGATGACTTTGATGTGCGTCAGCTCTATGAGTGCAATTGGATTGTCGTGAACTGCTCCACTCCAGCCAACTTCTTCCACGTCCTGCGGCGCCAGATCCTCCTGCCCTTCCGCAAACCG CTGATAATCTTCACTCCAAAGTCGCTGCTGCGCCACCCCGAAGCCCGCTCCAGCTTTGATGACATGCTGCCAG GCACCCACTTCCTCCGTGTCATCCCCGACAGTGGCCCTGCAGCCCAGAACCCCGAGCAGGTGAAGCGGGTGCTGTTCTGCACTGGCAAGGTGTACTATGACCTGACCCGCGAGCGCAAGGCCCGGCAGATGGAGGCCGATGTGGCCATCACCAGGGTGGAGCAG CTCTCCCCGTTCCCCTTTGACCTCCTCCAGCGGGAAGCCCAGAAATACCCAGCTGCCGAGCTGGTGTGGTGCCAGGAGGAGCACAAGAACCAGGGTTACTATGACTATGTCAAACCCCGCCTTCGCACCACCATCAACCGTGCAAAGCCTGTCTG GTATGCAGGGCGGGAGCCAGCAGCTGCCCCTGCCACTGGCAATAAGAAAACCCACCTGACAGAGCTGCAGCGGCTCCTCGACACGGCCTTCAACCTCGATGCCTTCAAGGACCTGGCCTGA
- the OGDH gene encoding 2-oxoglutarate dehydrogenase complex component E1 isoform X3 — MLNLRTCAAKLRPLTASQTVKTISQHRPAAPRTFQQLRCYSAPVAAEPFLSGTSSNYVEEMYYAWLENPKSVHKSWDIFFRNANAGAAPGTAYQSPPPLTSLSTLSQAQSLVQAQPNVDKLVEDHLAVQSLIRAYQVRGHHIAKLDPLGISCVNFDDAPVTVSPNVGFYGLDESDLDKVFHLPTTTFIGGNESALPLREIIRRLEMAYCQHIGVEFMFINDLEQCQWIRQKFETPGIMQFTNEEKRTLLARLVRSTRFEEFLHRKWSSEKRFGLEGCEVLIPALKTIIDKSSEKGVDYVIMGMPHRGRLNVLANVIRKELEQIFCQFDSKLEAADEGSGDVKYHLGMYHRRINRVTDRNITLSLVANPSHLEAADPVVQGKTKAEQFYCGDTEGKKVMSILLHGDAAFAGQGIVYETFHLSDLPSYTTHGTVHVVVNNQIGFTTDPRMARSSPYPTDVARVVNAPIFHVNADDPEAVVYVCNVAAEWRSTFHKDVVVDLVCYRRNGHNEMDEPMFTQPLMYKQIRKQKPVLQKYAELLISQGVVNQPEYEEEIAKYDKICEEAHARSKDEKILHIKHWLDSPWPGFFTLDGQPRSMTCPSTGLNEEDLTHIGQVASSVPVEDFTIHGGLSRILKTRGEMVKNRTVDWALAEYMAFGSLLKEGIHIRLSGQDVERGTFSHRHHVLHDQNVDKRTCIPMNHLWPNQAPYTVCNSSLSEYGVLGFELGFAMASPNALVLWEAQFGDFHNTAQCIIDQFICPGQAKWVRQNGIVLLLPHGMEGMGPEHSSARPERFLQMCNDDPDVFPKLDDFDVRQLYECNWIVVNCSTPANFFHVLRRQILLPFRKPLIIFTPKSLLRHPEARSSFDDMLPGTHFLRVIPDSGPAAQNPEQVKRVLFCTGKVYYDLTRERKARQMEADVAITRVEQLSPFPFDLLQREAQKYPAAELVWCQEEHKNQGYYDYVKPRLRTTINRAKPVWYAGREPAAAPATGNKKTHLTELQRLLDTAFNLDAFKDLA, encoded by the exons GGCTGGAAAATCCCAAAAGTGTACATAAG TCATGGGACATCTTTTTTCGCAACGCCaatgctggagctgctccaggcactgcttaCCAAAGCCCCCCTCCGCTGACCAGCCTCTCCACCCTGTCCCAAGCCCAGTCCCTGGTTCAGGCACAGCCTAACGTGGATAAACTGGTGGAGGACCATCTTGCAGTGCAATCTCTCATCAGGGCATATCAG GTCAGGGGTCACCACATTGCAAAGCTTGATCCTCTCGGCATTAGTTGTGTAAATTTTGATGATGCGCCAGTAACTGTTTCTCCAAACGTCG GCTTTTATGGTCTGGATGAATCTGACCTCGACAAAGTTTTCCACTTGCCCACAACCACTTTCATCGGGGGAAATGAATCGGCTCTTCCACTCCGGGAAATCATCCGTCGGCTGGAG ATGGCATACTGCCAGCACATTGGCGTGGAGTTCATGTTCATCAATGACCTGGAGCAGTGCCAGTGGATCCGGCAGAAGTTTGAGACCCCAGGCATCATGCAGTTCACCAATGAAGAGAAGCGCACGCTGCTGGCCAGGCTGGTCCGCTCCACCAG GTTTGAGGAGTTCCTCCATCGGAAATGGTCTTCAGAGAAGCGTTTTGGTCTGGAGGGATGCGAAGTGCTGATCCCAGCCTTAAAGACCATTATTGATAAGTCAAGTGAGAAGGGAGTGGATTATGTGATCATGGGAATGCCCCACAG GGGACGCCTGAATGTTCTTGCCAACGTGATCAGGAAAGAGCTGGAGCAGATCTTCTGCCAGTTCGACTCCAAGCTGGAGGCTGCTGATGAG GGCTCTGGTGATGTGAAGTACCACCTGGGAATGTACCACCGGCGGATTAACCGCGTCACTGACAGGAACATCACCCTTTCCTTGGTGGCAAATCCTTCTCATTTGGAAGCAGCTGATCCTGTTGTTCAAGGCAAGACTAAGGCAGAGCAGTTTTACtgtggggacacggaggggaagAAG GTGATGTCCATCCTCCTGCATGGAGATGCTGCATTTGCAGGGCAGGGCATTGTGTACGAGACATTTCACCTGAGCGACCTTCCCTCCTACACCACCCACGGCACTGTCCATGTTGTGGTCAACAACCAG ATTGGCTTCACGACAGACCCGCGGATGGCGCGCTCCTCGCCGTACCCCACGGACGTGGCGCGCGTGGTCAACGCGCCCATCTTCCACGTAAACGCCGACGACCCCGAGGCCGTGGTCTACGTGTGCAACGTGGCAGCAGAATGGCGAAGCACCTTCCACAAGGACGTGGTGGTGGATTTG GTTTGTTACAGGCGCAACGGGCACAATGAGATGGATGAACCTATGTTCACGCAGCCCCTGATGTACAAACAGATCCGGAAACAGAAGCCAGTGTTGCAGAAATATGCAGAGCTGCTGATTTCCCAGGGGGTGGTAAATCAGCCGGAGTATGAG GAGGAAATTGCCAAGTACGATAAGATTTGTGAAGAGGCCCATGCCAGATCCAAGGATGAGAAGATCTTGCACATCAAGCACTGGCTGGACTCACCTTGGCCAG GTTTCTTCACTTTGGATGGGCAGCCCCGGAGCATGACCTGCCCTTCCACTGGCCTCAATGAAGAGGACCTGACACACATTGGCCAAGTGGCCAGCTCGGTGCCAGTGGAGGATTTCACTATCCATGGAG gtcTGAGCCGTATTCTGAAAACCCGTGGGGAGATGGTGAAGAACCGGACCGTGGACTGGGCCCTGGCAGAGTATATGGCATTTGGCTCCCTGCTCAAAGAGGGCATCCACATCCGCCTGAGTGGCCAGGATGTTGAGAGGGGGACATTTAG CCATCGCCACCATGTCCTGCATGATCAGAATGTGGACAAGAGGACCTGTATCCCCATGAACCACCTCTGGCCCAACCAGGCTCCCTACACTGTCTGCAACAGCTCCCTGTCAGAGTACGGTGTCTTGG GATTTGAGCTGGGCTTTGCCATGGCCAGTCCCAATGCCCTGGTGCTTTGGGAAGCCCAGTTTGGGGATTTCCACAACACTGCTCAATGCATCATCGACCAGTTCATCTGTCCCGGGCAGGCCAAGTGGGTCAGGCAGAATGGCATTGTCCTGCTGCTCCCCCACGGCATGGAGGGCATG GGTCCCGAGCACTCCTCAGCCCGCCCAGAGCGATTCCTGCAGATGTGCAACGATGATCCCGATGTGTTCCCT AAGCTGGATGACTTTGATGTGCGTCAGCTCTATGAGTGCAATTGGATTGTCGTGAACTGCTCCACTCCAGCCAACTTCTTCCACGTCCTGCGGCGCCAGATCCTCCTGCCCTTCCGCAAACCG CTGATAATCTTCACTCCAAAGTCGCTGCTGCGCCACCCCGAAGCCCGCTCCAGCTTTGATGACATGCTGCCAG GCACCCACTTCCTCCGTGTCATCCCCGACAGTGGCCCTGCAGCCCAGAACCCCGAGCAGGTGAAGCGGGTGCTGTTCTGCACTGGCAAGGTGTACTATGACCTGACCCGCGAGCGCAAGGCCCGGCAGATGGAGGCCGATGTGGCCATCACCAGGGTGGAGCAG CTCTCCCCGTTCCCCTTTGACCTCCTCCAGCGGGAAGCCCAGAAATACCCAGCTGCCGAGCTGGTGTGGTGCCAGGAGGAGCACAAGAACCAGGGTTACTATGACTATGTCAAACCCCGCCTTCGCACCACCATCAACCGTGCAAAGCCTGTCTG GTATGCAGGGCGGGAGCCAGCAGCTGCCCCTGCCACTGGCAATAAGAAAACCCACCTGACAGAGCTGCAGCGGCTCCTCGACACGGCCTTCAACCTCGATGCCTTCAAGGACCTGGCCTGA